One region of Populus trichocarpa isolate Nisqually-1 chromosome 4, P.trichocarpa_v4.1, whole genome shotgun sequence genomic DNA includes:
- the LOC7494516 gene encoding pre-mRNA splicing factor SR-like 1 isoform X1, translating into MEVQTNGKPIDSLFEKVLCMNILSSDYFKELYRLKTYHEVIDEIYNQVDNVEPWMTGNCRGPSTSFCLLYKFFTMKLTVKQMHGLLKHKDSPYIRAVGFLYLRYAGDPKTLWNWFEPYIKDDEEFSPGSSGRKTTIGIYVRDLLLGQYYFDTLFPRIPVPVLRQITANLEMMKLPTKISGSTGDGNRHGSDDTARRPPSVKAALSVSFGQRAPHRASTRDSSPVRRTLPPPSYDRTSDDPRSHRSQSREYSDKEYSDRDRDQDRGRERDRDRDRERDRVRDRDHDRERDRDRGRDSDRKQERERGRDRRSDYDRSSRYTDRESRRDYERSSRDGSRRHRESNYRTRSRSRSRSRSQSLQAGTSPFDQHPTPQRDGSKDRTSASSNLAKLKDLYGDLGDQKGDAGLERGPRRDNDGEEVFRLGGSTWR; encoded by the exons ATGGAGGTACAGACAAATGGGAAACCGATAGATTCACTCTTTGAGAAGGTCCTTTGTATGAACATTCTATCATCGGATTACTTCAAGGAGCTTTACCGATTAAAGACGTACCATGAAGTGATTGATGAAATATACAATCAAGTTGACAATGTTGAGCCATGGATGACTGGTAACTGTCGTGGCCCATCTACGTCCTTTTGCCTTCTGTACAAGTTCTTCACCATGAAGCTCACTGTCAAACAAATGCATGGTCTGCTAAAGCACAAGGATTCTCCTTATATCAGAGCG GTTGGGTTCCTTTACCTGAGATATGCTGGTGACCCAAAGACACTGTGGAATTGGTTTGAACCATATATCAAAGATGATGAG GAATTTTCTCCTGGATCTAGTGGAAGGAAGACAACAATAGGCATATATGTGCGTGATTTACTTCTCGGACAG TACTACTTTGATACCCTTTTCCCCCGTATTCCTGTTCCTGTCTTGCGGCAGATCACAGCCAATCTTGAGATGATGAAGCTACCCACAAAAATTTCTGGTTCAACAGGGGATGGCAACCGTCATGGATCTGATGATACTGCACGTCGACCACCATCTGTGAAGGCTGCACTTTCAGTCTCTTTTGGTCAGCGTGCTCCTCATCGTGCATCAACTAGGGACTCATCTCCTGTTCGTCGCACGCTACCGCCACCCTCCTATGACAGAACCAGTGATGATCCACGAAGTCATCGCAGCCAGAGTCGCGAATATTCTGATAAAGAATATTCAGACAGGGATCGGGATCAAGATAGGGGTAGAGAGAGGGACCGTGATAGGGACAGAGAGAGGGACAGGGTTCGGGATAGAGATCATGATAGAGAAAGAGATCGGGACCGTGGCAGGGACAGTGACAGGAAACAGGAACGTGAGAGGGGTAGAGACCGAAGGTCTGATTACGATAGGAGTTCCAGGTACACTGACAGGGAGAGCAGAAGGGATTATGAACGGAGCAGCCGTGATGGAAGTAGGCGTCATAGAGAAAGTAATTATAGAACCCGGAGTCGGAGCAGGAGCAGAAGTAGAAGCCAAAGCTTGCAAGCTGGCACATCACCATTTGATCAGCATCCAACTCCTCAAAGGGATGGAAGCAAGGATAGGACATCTGCATCTAGCAATCTGGCTAAGCTCAAAGATCTTTATGGTGATCTTGGTGATCAGAAAGGGGATGCTGGCCTGGAAAGGGGTCCTCGGAGGGACAATGATGGTGAAGAAGTTTTTAGACTGGGTGGTTCTACTTGGAGGTAG
- the LOC7468335 gene encoding uncharacterized protein LOC7468335: MEGRDNKEQIVDVRSVVEAISTADNNDINVPLYEVESLCMRCRENGTTRFLLTLIPHFRKILLSAFECPHCGERNNEVQFAGEIQPRGCCYSLDIPSGDQKILNRQVVKSESATIKIPELDFEIPPEAQRGSLSTIEGILVRAADELQALQEERKKVDPKTAEAIDQFLLKLRACAAGDSSFKFILDDPAGNSFIENLFAPSPDPSLNIKFYERTPEQQVALGYQVGQSQMGVPGDGPSSEVTSNVSDQMRREPHGSVGAAAGHRAIAQSNSAEIAEAIFRYSAPEEVMTFPSTCGSCASSCETRMFVTNIPYFQEVIVMASTCDSCGYRNSELKPGGRIPEKGKTITLCVKNANDLSRDVIKSDTAGVKVPELDLELASGTLGGIVTTVEGLVTKISESIERIHGFTFGDSLDGSKKSKWQDFKLRLNKLLNVEEPWTLILDDALANSFIAPATDNIKDDHQLSYEEYERSWEQNEELGLNDIDTSSADAAYDSAQTTIKEKTRE; the protein is encoded by the exons ATGGAAGGCAGAGATAACAAGGAGCAAATAGTGGACGTGAGATCAGTTGTTGAAGCTATCTCTACAGCAGATAATAATGACATTAATGTCCCTCTTTATGAAGTTGAAAGTCTCTGTATGCGTTGTCGTGAAAAT GGAACCACAAGGTTTTTGTTGACATTAATTCCACATTTTAGAAAG ATATTGTTATCTGCCTTTGAATGCCCACATTGTGGTGAGAG GAACAATGAAGTTCAGTTTGCCGGTGAAATTCAGCCGCGCGGGTGTTGTTATTCTTTAGATATCCCATCAGGCGATCAAAAG ATTCTTAATCGACAAGTTGTAAAATCTGAGTCTGCCACGATAAAG ATTCCTGAATTGGATTTTGAGATTCCTCCAGAGGCACAACGTGGCAGTTTGTCAACG ATTGAAGGGATTTTGGTACGGGCTGCTGATGAATTGCAGGCACTCCAAGAAGAACGCAAG AAAGTGGATCCAAAGACTGCTGAAGCAATAGACCAGTTCTTGTTGAAATTGAGAGCTTGTGCAGCTGGGGATTCATCATTCAAATTCATCCTGGATGATCCTGCTGGAAACAGCTTCATTGAGAACCT GTTTGCTCCATCCCCCGATCCATCATTGAATATAAAGTTTTATGAGCGAACACCAGAGCAGCAAGTAGCACTGGGCTATCAAGTTGGCCAATCACAAATGGGAGTACCTGGTGATGGACCATCATCAGAAGTGACCAGCAATGTTTCTGATCAGATGCGAAGAGAACCTCATGGATCAGTTGGAGCTGCAGCTGGTCATCGGGCCATTGCTCAAAGTAATAGTGCAGAAATTGCTGAAGCCATATTTCGGTACTCTGCACCGGAAGAG GTGATGACTTTCCCATCAACCTGTGGATCTTGTGCCAGCAGTTGTGAGACTCGAATGTTTGTCACCA ATATTCCATACTTCCAAGAAGTAATTGTCATGGCATCTACTTGTGATTCCTGTGGTTACCGAAATTCTGAG TTGAAGCCTGGCGGTCGAATTCCTGAAAAAGGAAAGACAATCACTTTGTGTGTGAAGAATGCAAATGACCTAAGCCGTGATGTGATAAAG TCAGATACTGCAGGTGTGAAAGTCCCAGAGCTTGACTTGGAGCTGGCTAGTGGGACTTTGGGTGGCATTGTTACAACTGTTGAAGGTCTGGTCACAAAAATTAGTGAAA GTATTGAGAGAATTCATGGATTTACTTTTGGAGATAGCCTTGATGGATCCAAAAAAAGCAAGTGGCAGGACTTTAAATTAAGGTTAAACAAG CTTCTAAATGTGGAAGAACCTTGGACTTTGATTCTTGATGATGCATTGGCAAATTCTTTTATAGCCCCAGCTACTGACAATATCAAAGATGACCATCAGTTATCAT ATGAGGAATACGAGAGGTCCTGGGAACAGAATGAGGAGTTGGGATTGAACGATATTGACACTTCTTCAGCTGATGCTGCCTACGACTCAGCACAGACAACGATAAAAGAGAAAACGAGAGAGTAA
- the LOC7494516 gene encoding pre-mRNA splicing factor SR-like 1 isoform X2: MEVQTNGKPIDSLFEKVLCMNILSSDYFKELYRLKTYHEVIDEIYNQVDNVEPWMTGNCRGPSTSFCLLYKFFTMKLTVKQMHGLLKHKDSPYIRAVGFLYLRYAGDPKTLWNWFEPYIKDDEEFSPGSSGRKTTIGIYVRDLLLGQVSTTLIPFSPVFLFLSCGRSQPILR; encoded by the exons ATGGAGGTACAGACAAATGGGAAACCGATAGATTCACTCTTTGAGAAGGTCCTTTGTATGAACATTCTATCATCGGATTACTTCAAGGAGCTTTACCGATTAAAGACGTACCATGAAGTGATTGATGAAATATACAATCAAGTTGACAATGTTGAGCCATGGATGACTGGTAACTGTCGTGGCCCATCTACGTCCTTTTGCCTTCTGTACAAGTTCTTCACCATGAAGCTCACTGTCAAACAAATGCATGGTCTGCTAAAGCACAAGGATTCTCCTTATATCAGAGCG GTTGGGTTCCTTTACCTGAGATATGCTGGTGACCCAAAGACACTGTGGAATTGGTTTGAACCATATATCAAAGATGATGAG GAATTTTCTCCTGGATCTAGTGGAAGGAAGACAACAATAGGCATATATGTGCGTGATTTACTTCTCGGACAGGTCAG TACTACTTTGATACCCTTTTCCCCCGTATTCCTGTTCCTGTCTTGCGGCAGATCACAGCCAATCTTGAGATGA